The following proteins are encoded in a genomic region of Reichenbachiella sp.:
- a CDS encoding ABC transporter ATP-binding protein produces MKHVIIDHITKSFVKEGTPALHEINFEVEEGELFGLIGPDGAGKTSLFRILTTLLLADRGTAMVNGCDVVKDYKKIRQQVGYMPGKFSLYQDLSVEENLNFFATIFNTTLEENYDLIRDIYIQIEPFKKRRAGKLSGGMKQKLALCCALIHKPTVLFLDEPTTGVDAVSRKEFWEMLKGLKQQGITILVSTPYMDEASLCERIALIQNGEILSIDTPEKIVNQFPNNLFAVKAPKMSDLLRSLRANVSVKSANAFGEYHHITLVDEAMDSKKVLTDLGIEGIEMKTIKPTIEDCFINLM; encoded by the coding sequence ATGAAACACGTGATCATCGATCATATTACCAAGTCATTTGTGAAGGAAGGAACTCCGGCTTTGCATGAGATCAATTTTGAGGTGGAGGAAGGTGAACTCTTCGGCCTTATTGGGCCCGATGGGGCTGGGAAAACGAGCTTGTTCCGGATTCTTACCACACTCTTGCTTGCGGATCGTGGAACCGCAATGGTCAATGGGTGCGATGTGGTGAAAGACTATAAAAAGATCAGGCAACAAGTAGGGTACATGCCTGGTAAATTTTCCCTTTATCAGGATCTTTCAGTGGAGGAAAACCTCAACTTCTTCGCTACCATTTTCAATACCACACTAGAAGAAAATTACGATTTGATTAGGGATATCTATATCCAGATCGAACCTTTCAAGAAGCGAAGGGCGGGGAAACTCTCCGGTGGAATGAAGCAGAAATTGGCACTTTGTTGTGCACTCATTCATAAACCTACCGTGCTATTTCTAGATGAGCCCACTACTGGGGTAGATGCTGTTTCAAGGAAGGAATTTTGGGAGATGCTCAAGGGACTGAAACAACAAGGCATTACGATTCTGGTGTCCACGCCTTACATGGATGAAGCAAGCCTTTGTGAAAGGATCGCCTTAATCCAAAATGGAGAAATCCTGTCAATTGATACTCCGGAAAAAATTGTAAATCAGTTTCCGAACAACTTATTTGCCGTCAAAGCTCCAAAAATGAGTGACCTGCTTAGGTCTCTTAGGGCTAACGTATCGGTCAAAAGTGCCAATGCGTTTGGGGAATACCATCATATCACTTTGGTCGATGAAGCGATGGATTCAAAGAAAGTACTTACTGACTTGGGCATAGAAGGCATAGAAATGAAGACGATCAAACCCACCATCGAAGATTGCTTTATAAACCTGATGTAA